In Erigeron canadensis isolate Cc75 chromosome 8, C_canadensis_v1, whole genome shotgun sequence, the DNA window ACACAAACTGCTCATGAGCCACgacaaataaaaaggaaatgagATGTGACTATGTGAATGTTATTATAAAGATATGTTTGCGTGAGGAAACTAGGAAAACGTGAAACAAATTGAAGCTCGTATAATGACTTCAAAATCGGATTCAAGTGAGTGATGGGGTTATTGTGGAAGCTAAGACAGATTCTGGTGACTCACAACCACCAGCATCTCTGGTGACTCCAAACCCGGAATTTGTCATAGTCACCATAGTAACCCCATTACTCACTTGAATCCGATTTCGAAGTTATTAAGAGGCCCGAGCTTCAGTTTGTTTCATGCTTTTCTGGTTTTCTCTTGCACGGATGTATTTATATTAGCAATCACATAATCACATCTCATttcctattcatttgtggtggCTCACGAGCAGTTTGTGTGATTTATTAAAATCttgaatatattatttttaaaaagcttGTATATAAGATATagtttaatatatgttgataaGATTTTGGTTTTAGATTTAGTTTAACAAATTTGGCTtaaagttaattattaaaagctAATGACCAAAGTTGAAAGTGGTGGTTCACGATGAGTACGAAATCGGTAATAATTAACTCTAAAGCAAGTTACcagattacccatcacgtgtCAGACACGTGACCACCTTTTTAACGGACGTTTATGGccaggaccaaaagtgttgacgAAGCAAAGTTTTTTgtactaaaactgtaatttattaaacttaaggACGAAAACTGTTTTGGTCcacgacagggacgatttcGGTAATTAACACtataaaatattactcgtaatatatttAAAGTAACTAGTCTAAATACCCATACGgtgtacggtagttatatagattatatcatataaaaaaaattatactatttCCTCCTCTCATTTTTACTACACTTTTAACGGCATACTATCTACTCATGACGTTAATTTACACGAATGTTGCAGTTAAAACTGGTGGCGCGACCTCTATTGGTGGGGATTTTTTCTCACGTCTCGTGTTTGTCCTTGGCATGAGTTCTTACTTTTTTTGTAATCTTTGTAGTTGAAGCCTCGAGTATCTAGAATAAGTTTGTAGTTTGTCGATTATCTAGAATACGTTTCTTCATTGTTATCTTTATTGTTATCTTTGTATTTCTAGCACCTTGCTAGATTGATTATAAATGAAATTCCATTATTACtattaataaaaaactttataCGAATGTTTGAGATGCTATAAAGGTAATGTACTATAGCAATAGGCTATCAATTCtagttatacttaatataattatttgtttcaaaattatgGTTCACTTCATAAAAAAGCTATTAATTGTTTCTTCTTTTATCCTTGATctatctatacttatatattaGGGCTAAGTGTGTcgaaatgcagtcaactaatcacCAAAAATTATTGTGTGTACGAACTCCAGgtcggctttattgtattcagaaaacttgaaattatgtttattgtgaacataaaacggatgtgggaccggttacttcacataaaacttgtttattttcatatattttctttattggGTGCATAAattaatcccaaaaagttattgtgtgcatgccacgtaagcagtcaGTGGATCAACCTGAAAGTGGTGACCGGCTAACTTCTTACCcggtaacttttgtttactatggaactcttgaacaagtttccAGAATACAATAAAACCGACCtatagttcgtgcacacaataacttttcaggattagttaactgcattccggcgcacttaACCCTATATATTATAGGGCAAATTCTTCAtgtctacattttaagtttcaacatttactttttcaaaatatCCGCCTATTTAtcctatatttatttaaaataactataatactttttctcttttcttaaatctcaaccaatcatttttttctcgctcttctataaattatttattacttcaatacattcaaaatcttttatctcaaaaaccgtacatcgataaattataaaagttatatgggtgttcttaaaattttatgctctttcattagagatatcttcgatatactttcgatgaatttttaattcCTAttagacatttgactatcacaacctatcacactttataatttatcactccaccatctcaccgccgcaatgcgcgaaTACTTACTCTCATTGTCATTAATATCTTTTTTGGAATATAATTTATCTTAAATGCAAGAACAAAATGATTTCTTTTACTAAGTCAAATCTCATCTCAATTTAATAACCATACCttcatttgatttttatttttggattattGGATAGacgatattttaaaattatgacaaaattattGTGTGTATAATATTCATGAACATGGacacttgataaaaaaaaatacattatccgtcatttttttaaaccaagTAAACCGGTTACCCATACAAATCAATAATCAAATTAGTCAACTATTGTAAATTACAACTTTccaataaattataaacataaacacaAACTCATTCAAACTTCCATCCTGTATATAAACACACACTACATCTATCTCCACTCAGCAACATAACTTATTTTGCACCTCATCACATCCCTAAAAACACCTCCTAGCAAGAGGGGAAAGAAAACATGGATTATACATCTATCATACTTTATGTAATACTTCCTCTTTCAACCTTATTCATTTTGTCCAGTCTTCGCAGAAAACGTTTTCCACCAGGTCCAAAAGGATGGCCCATCATCGGCAACATGCTAATGATGGACCAACTCACTCATCGCGGACTGGCCGCGCTGAGTGAGAAATATGGTGGTCTAATTCATCTCAAAATGGGCTTCAGCCATACTATGGCTGTCTGCTCGCCCGAAATAGCCAAACAAGTTCTCCAAGTCCAAGACAACATATTCTCAAACCGGCCGGCAACCATAGCTATCACATATTTAACATACGATCGCCAAGATATGGCTTTTGCAAATTACGGCCCATTTTGGCGTCAGATGCGTAAACTTTGTGTCATGAAGCTATTTAGCCGAAAAAGAGCCGAGTCATGGGACTCGGTTAGAGATGAAGTTATGTCCATGATAAAAGTTACCGCTCTTAGCTCGGGTTCATCTGTTAACCTCGGAGAACTTGTTTTCGGGTTAACACATGATATTATTTACCGGGCTGCTTTCGGGTCAATTTCTCATGAAGGAAAAGAAGAATTCATTAGAATTTTACAAGAATATACAAAACTTTTTGGAGCTTTCAATCTAGCTGATTTTATTCCTTGGTTAGGTTTTATTGATCCCGCGGGTCTAAACACCCGGTTGCCTAAGGCCCGGGCCTCGTTAGACGGGTTCATCGATAAAATTATCGATGAACACTTGAGAAAGGGAAAGAAAGCTGATGAAGCTGATAATGATATGGTAGATGAGATGTTAGCGTTTTACAGCGAAGAAGGAAAAGTTAACGAAGGGGAGGATTTGCAAAACGCTATTAGACTCACACGTAACAACATCAAAGCCATTATTATGGTAAGTctatatatcattttcataattattatagtacatatatattattattttcatatatatataatattaatatcatatattataaCTATAAGTTTTGCTAATCTATCTTATATGATCgttattttattatgaaatcAACATGGGATTTGAACATTCTGTCCAATCGATcgaatactaattatatatggtGTATATTATGAGATAAAAATGGCAGATCGACATGATTATTCTGTCAAACAAAACATggtgtatatatggatatattattatgtatggATATCAtaatattaactaaaaaaagttGTCTTACCATAAATGAAAAATCTATTTTATAACTAACCAATCATAAATTTTATTTGCTTAGGATAACTTATTCATCTTAAACTTTCCTATAATTTATTAAGTTCGTGTGAATCAAAAGAATTTTTCTAACGATAACTTTTAAGGATTGTCATTATGTATAAAAAacctatatttttaattttaaaaactcaTTATTCGAATTTTATTCGATCTTAAAAATCTCTAAAgactttaaattttatttaagctcaatatattaaaaaatagactTTCTTACATTATAGataataaattatccatatCTACATCCATAATCTATAACCTCTTATAAAGTATATTGATCcctcatattttaaaaaattcaacacttttttatacctaaaatacccttattttttaatcataatctcgctatacacctaatctatacttttatactatttaataaataaaataactctCTCTTTAAAAATTATGGAcgaattatctaaaataccattaatgattaaattacaatgtcatttatttatccaaaatatctccattacctatttacatcaattacatttacatcaattatctacaccactcgatgccgcccccaccaccaacagtcaccCCACCAACACCGTTGTCGCCACAACCACCgttgcattgcgcggataccgtTCAAGTATagaataaaataagattttatatgatatattgacacaattaaataattttttttttaactttcaaataTCGCATATTATATCTTTAAAGTttcaaatatcatataaaaatgataatgaaaacctttaaaacacaaaaatatatgtgtACGCATGATTAAAATATCAatatgtacaaaaaaaaaacaattctaagtattttaacattttattttaacttaattgTGCATACAAGgactaaaatctagtttatacacatatactatcattcaaaatatatataattattattgtgtaTACTTTTATGGATATTATATAGGCTTTAGGTAaataaacaagtattaaagtaaacaaataaaataataggtttctattcattgaaaatcaccgtgcatatgaaaatcatcgtgcatcaattgcttcgtgaatcttcgtgcatcaatttaaacatgatctaagggtcaaaattttgtcttatttattttactttaatacctattttacaatacccaaccccatattatatatatgcaaatttaataaggtttaaaattttagtgaatatagatatagatatatggtgTACGATGGCATGATGCTAAAGTTctaatacctttttttttttgaaaggttgAAGTTCAAATACCTAATTAACAATGGATTATGTCTTTGTTGCTTAATGTTATAGTAATGTTAATAAATATGATTTTAGAATTTTATTAGAATATGAAATCAGACTTATGTAACATCGACGTCAAGTGTTGATGACATGCTTACCATATTGGTTTAATTAAAACTGCAATTAAAAGATTTATTGGTGACAACTCGCAATTCATGAATGATTACAtatggagaaaaataatttttcttctttattatattctattctattttgggtttttttttcctcaaattTATTCTTAATATGATAATACGATCATGGAAATTTGATACTgttacttttaaatatatatgtatacatatcataataattataattatatggtGGAAAATGTTGGCAAATTTGATCAAGTCACACTGAGATATGGTTAGATCGAAGTTGAAATATggctaataaaataataataaaaaaatagatcgAAGTTAAAGTATGGCTAATAgaataataacaaaaagtaaACTCTTTGTGGTATCGGTGCTTCATCGATCGACGGATGAAGATTGGTTTCTATTTTGTGGGTCGTTGAACAAATCAAAATACTAACATGATAAAAAGGGTTTATATATCATCAATTAAAATTAAGGCCTTACTATATACATAGGTTCACTGGAAGGATTTCTCGAAATAAGAAAGTTTTGTGTTTAATCGATCCTTTTGTACTCTATTGTGCTCTAAAAGAATTGCTTGACCGGAATTATTCGTTGTAGATAGACAAAAAGACACTTGAGATTTTAAAGCGAatgttcttaattaaatattttatcttattattaaaatttactAACTTTAATTTGTTACATTCCAATAAAAATAGTCAATATAAAATcacaattcattcaaaaataatattttctcgTCCCACTAAATGTGtcttatttgaatttttaaagttttttttttatatataaattttgactttaaatattttgatttgtattatataatatttgatgaaaattatacaataaagtataaatttaaaactcaatcaatttatataattttcatcaaatattatataacacaaatcaaaatatttaagctcaaagtttataaaggaagattttgaaaattaaaaataagacaCATTTAGTGAGACGAAAGGAATAttaaataagtatttttttcataacaaatataaattttgaatttacaaacatataaacataacaTTAAACTATATGTTTATACgtagttttataaaagtttttaaaaaataaaaaataagaaaactggCTGGTTAACCAGGACCGTTTGTACTAGAAAAAACCCATCAAATTACGAAAAATCAGCCGATTTGAATCCCGTGAAAGATCGAGCCTAACAAACTAGTCACTCTTCCGGAACTCGATCGATCCGGTCTGGTCGGTCCGAATCatcatttttaaaacattgatttaagcAAGGGTCTTTATatcatagttgttaaactcttacgagtctttatatcatatttgttaaactcttacgagtcgcgagtcgactcttacgagtcgagtcgatttacaccaaaaatgagTCGACTCGCTAGGTGACTCGTTTTTGTCCAAACTCATACGAGTCATTGTGTAAACTTGGACCGAGTCACAAGTCGCATACTTACAATTATTGTGTTTCgataatatgattatattatatttattgttacattattttatgtgttatttaCATAGTTTTAATTCTTTCATTGAGAATATGaagataaattgtaatttatgaataaaatatattaagataatgaATTGAAGTTATATTTAGTTTATAGTaacgtcacatatatataattatactatattatgtaGTATTTATAAACAACCTAACTCTTACAAGTTGAATATGTTTTAAGTAATGagtcaaaaaatcatgttttcaaGTCGAgtcaaaaattaattataataagtaaCTTTTAAAAAGCTGAAAGGCTAAGATGTAAAATTTAACTGTGAGACCCACTTGCTATTCAATTAATACCAATTTGTATGTCACTCGCCCTTCGGAGATCGACAAGTCGACGTATGagaatacatatttatttagcACACCAAATTGGTcaacaaaattgttaaaaaagaCATGTTTAATTTAAAGATCTTATATGAAGAATTGACATTTATCAacgtattttttttagaacggcaataACATTTGTCGATGTATTTGTTTTCAGGATGTAATGTTTGGAGGCACTGAAACGGTGGCTTCTGCTATCGAATGGGCTTTGACTGAGCTAATGCACACGCCAGAGTCACTCAAGCGTGTACAACAAGAGCTTGTTGATGTCGTTGGCCTCGAACGTCGTGTCGAAGAATCTGACTTCGAGAAACTCACCTACTTCCGATGCGTTATCAAAGAAACTCTTAGACTCCACCCTCCTATTCCTGTCCTTCTCCACCAATCTTCCGAAGCCACGGAAGTTGCTGGATACCACATCCCAAAGGGGACGCGTGTCATGGTTAATACATATGCTATTAACCGTGACAAAAATGCTTGGAAGGATCCAGATACATTTAACCCATCTCGTTTCTTGGAAAACGGGGCACCAGACTTTAAAGGAAGCAACTACGAGTTTCTTCCTTTTGGGTCTGGACGCAGATCATGTCCTGGAATGCAACTTGGATTGTACGCCTTGGAAATGTCCGTCGCGCACCTCCTCCATTCGTTCACGTGGCAGTTGCCTGATGGGATGAAACCAAGTGAGATCGACATGACCGATGTGTTTGGACTTACCGCGCCAAAGGCGACCCGCCTCATTGCGATTCCTACTCCTCGTTTATTGTGCCCGTTGTATTAACAAATGGTCAAGACAAAGACTCTGAAAGAACATGTTAATGTTGTACCGAATGGTTTTTCCTTTTATTCCTATATTgccataattttatttttacataaaacAAGATATACAGATACACCAATGATAAACTTTACATTTGATTTTCGTGTGGATGTTGAATTCCTCAAGTTCCTTGTACATTAATTatgtgttcatatatatgttaaatttgCCATTTTCGTCCAAAGAAAAGTAAGCATCTGTTTTCAATGTTTTAGGAGCCATATTTATTTAAGTACTTAGAGCGTCCCCAACGGTCTCATCACTTGCTTCGCCGATTCTCGTCGGTTTACCAACGCCATTGATAGAATCGCCATCAAATCGGTTTAGTACGTCGGTTTCAGTCGTCGCTTCATCGATGAGCTTGGTGTGTCCAATCTCAATATCCCAGCCggtatctttcttttttttcttaatttagtCTAATGAAATGGTCagataagaataataaaataaagtgaTAGAAGTCGCAACTTATGgtaaaagtattaaaataaatgttgatTATATCAATTCCgaataaaatattagtaaatGAAGTGCTTGTAAGGCTAAGGGAAGTCGGGCGAATTCACTCCTGGTTCGACTGTTGGTTCGCCCAACACCACCCCTAGGTGATGATCCggcaaaaaaaagaaattgagcAACTTATATATTCGAGAGTGTCTAAAGAGACTCCCTAATATACTATTTAAACAcctatataatcaaataatgTCATTAAATATCTCTCTATTCttcttaatcattaaatatctctTAAAAAACCCTCATTTATTagttttttctctttctaatcattacataaaacatattttataatttatttcaataacacaatttatcacataataaatttatttttcttaatagtTTATAGATAtgttaatctttatatatagttgtgttagtgatattattaataaaaaaaattatgtcttttataaaaatccaaagataaaaataaataaaaataaaatatttcaaaaacaataacatataataacataaataaaaagaaatatatcaAAGACAATAACAAATaatgtcattattatttattattgtttgtaaaaatttttttttcaaataaatataatacttatatattttaatgtcattatatttgttattatttttgaaatatttctttcttggtttatgttattatatgctattgtttttgaaatattttttatttatttatgttattttatgttattgtttttgaaatatgtgctttttatttattttatttttggacttTTATAAAAGACAtaagtattttttattaataatatcactagcacaactatatataaagattaacatatctataaattattaagaaaaataaatttattatgagatatattgtgttaatgaaataaattataaaaaaatattttatgtaataattagagagagaaaaaaagttAATAGATGAGTATTTTAAAGAGACATTTAGCAATTAAGAAGAATAGAAAGGTATTTAATGACattattaatgattatataGGTGTTTAAATAGTATATTGGGGGTACATATAGCACGTCCCATATATTCACACGTTCCAAAATATTAAGCCGTTGGAATGgctagtttttcaaaaaaaaaataatatatttacccTTTAAATTTATTTACCACCCATTTATTTACACTTAAATTTTTCACATACTACTTTCACACTTCcatttgtttttcctttttgacTTCATCTCTTTCTTTCTGCATTTTTTTTACAATGTATCCTAATAATAACTTCAACAATTCTTTTAGTAGTTATTGTTTTCCACGTATCCTAACACCCAAAATCAACCCGATATAAACGATCCCAATTAGCTAAACAACCCGGCGTTATTCCAAATGATCCAAAATATGAATCTTCCTACACAAATGTCAGGTTTTGTTTCATGTAACACGCCACAAGATGTTTACGGTTTTGGTGGGGTTAGTCAACAAAACGCGCCAGGTTCAGACTTtggtatcttttttttttggtcctttttttaattgtaaacctactttttgtttatatgtacCAAGGTTCGGATGCACGTGTGAACATCAACCTTACCGAGTTAACCGAGGACGAGTCGGTGTTCCAAGAACGTGTAACCGGGAGAGACGCGGCTAGACGAGCCGTGCAAGCGAGGTCGACGAATTCGTCCGGCAAGGGAAAAGGGAAGGCCACATGGCGCAAGCCCCCACAAGTGGAGTAACCTTACTCCTCTTAGCCTTAGAAAGAATGAGTTAGCTAACATGTCACTTTAGACCTTAGATGTGCTGACGTGGTAATGTAGCAAAACTGACAAGCAACTAATCTCATCATTGTTGGGAAGGACTAGAGGGgtgcccgcacaatgcggcggtgacaGCAGTGTGGTGATGGTGCCGACGTCGAGTAGTGTAGgtgattgatgtaaatataaCTGATGTAAAGAGTGAtagtataagtatattaaaagataaatgatatctataaacattataaaacaatagttatcctgacATTTTAAAGGCATCCACATCAATCTAAACCTATTTTTAAACATTGACACGTAGGATTTTTCTTACATGGCATCCCCATATTTGTTTCCCAcaatatgtttataaataataaaataataataataggattTTTCTTACATGACATCCACATATTTGTTTCccataatatgtttataaataataataaaataataataataataatattttatttgctattgttttcaatatattattatcttcTAATAGTGTTATCATAGTTATATAAGTGCCTTCGTAGGTGATTGTcgcttttaaaagtttttaaaaagtgATTTTGCTTACTTCTTAAATGTTACTCTACAAATTTTGTTGtcaaatgatgtattttttactaatatatattttatttgaatgagTGCGGTGATACATATAGATTTACAAAAATAATGGGATGTTATAGTCTTAACTAATTT includes these proteins:
- the LOC122578163 gene encoding cytochrome P450 84A1-like, which produces MDYTSIILYVILPLSTLFILSSLRRKRFPPGPKGWPIIGNMLMMDQLTHRGLAALSEKYGGLIHLKMGFSHTMAVCSPEIAKQVLQVQDNIFSNRPATIAITYLTYDRQDMAFANYGPFWRQMRKLCVMKLFSRKRAESWDSVRDEVMSMIKVTALSSGSSVNLGELVFGLTHDIIYRAAFGSISHEGKEEFIRILQEYTKLFGAFNLADFIPWLGFIDPAGLNTRLPKARASLDGFIDKIIDEHLRKGKKADEADNDMVDEMLAFYSEEGKVNEGEDLQNAIRLTRNNIKAIIMDVMFGGTETVASAIEWALTELMHTPESLKRVQQELVDVVGLERRVEESDFEKLTYFRCVIKETLRLHPPIPVLLHQSSEATEVAGYHIPKGTRVMVNTYAINRDKNAWKDPDTFNPSRFLENGAPDFKGSNYEFLPFGSGRRSCPGMQLGLYALEMSVAHLLHSFTWQLPDGMKPSEIDMTDVFGLTAPKATRLIAIPTPRLLCPLY